CTTTTCCAGTTTGCTCTGACTGGCATAAATTGTGGGTTTTTAGGTGTCTAGCTCACTGTTTTTCCGGCCGAGGTGGCTTGCCAAGATAAATGAATACACATTAAAAGGCTGTGGTGTACTATACATAGATGCACCACGTCCATTGCACTCGCTGGCTTCCCCTATGCTTAGACTTGATTCCGATGTCTGACAGAAACTGGAAAGTGTTTTGAATACAACCACGTATTGGCCGGAATGGCTTCAGGCTCGAAATCAAGATCTTTCAGCTCGATGACTGGTTATTAAACCGTAAGTAAGGActacttaaaaaatattgggtaaatgatttaaaattaaatgcatttaagccATTGAGATATTAATCAATACAAATAACTTACAAATCCCAAACTGTATTGATCTTGACATTTAGTTAAAAAGGCACTTTTACTATGCGTTGTAGGACGCTAATAAAAGCGTCTAGCTGTTTTGCAAACCAGGTCCATTCGCCCATTCATAAGGCGATAACCGAACTGGGATTAGGGCCAGCTGAGCTCTCTACCATCGCCAGCACGAAACCCAACATCCACGCCAACGCGTTATGTTTGGGCCTGGTCAACGTAATGACAGCTTCGCGTGTTTCGGGCCGCGAGTGGATGGCTGCCTTATTGGTGGCTTGGCGGCATTCTGGCTATATCGCTCCACGACTACAAAATGTTCATTCACAAAGTGCCGGCAAGACGCCAACGCATTCGAGGCAAAAACCGCTTATCAAGCTGTCGCTGGCGGTCTGTtgtcacacacaaaaaatggttttgcaacaaataaaacataataatttgCATGTGGGCTGCGACTTGGAAACGTGGTTCAATCATTCAAAAAATCAGCTTATAAGCTTtgggacatttttttttggttgttgttgttctatTGGAATTTATTCTATTCCTATTCTAATACCCAagatttttatgattttcctCTATCCCAAGCATGATAttcattgcatttatttaaatctatAAAATGACGATATCACGGAAAAAGTAATACAAATGGTATTATTAATAAAGGTATTCCAGATATTCTAAGAACTAGATGACATTTTGTTTACCTACATATAATTATAGGGAGTGTAACGAGTACTTTCCAACATAATAAGCTCAAACCTATTTTTGGTCAAAccaaatttattatttattttacattgcATGTGGAGTTGAACTCAGTATATGTTtggcaaaattaaataaaagttggcAAAAATAGCGAAAATCGATTTCCGTTGAGCTATTGTTCGTGTTGTGCTTCGCcgtgttgtttttatttgtgcatTTCCTGGCTTTTCCGTTGGCATTGTCTCGTTCGTTTACCTTTTTGCACTGCTATTCATGCAATTACCGTGGCCCAGAGCCGGCTTCTTTTGGgtattttgcattaaaatcgattttgcaattgacattttgatgattatacctgttactcgttgagtaaaagggtatactagattcgttgaaaagtatgttacaggcaaaagaaaatctttccgaccatataaagtatatatattctttattataTCCGTCTGTGCGATTGATCTCAAAAGCTGAAATGCTTAGATTatgcatgcagactccagaggcatagacgcaacgcaagtttgttttcccattttgccacgcccagtctaacgctcacaaaccgcccaaaactgccacgcccacacttttgaaaaatgtttagatattttttcagaaatgtattagtattgtatatttctttcgcccacaaaccgccaacaactgccagtgtgaaaatttctccttcgcacttccactatctgagtaacgggtatcagatagtcggggaacttgacaatagtattttcttttgtttttacgtTGTGTTTGGCACTAATTTCTGCCCAGTTGCGCAAAAACTGAAAGTTAAATGCAACTGTTGTTGACATTTGGGCTGTATGAATAATCTATGCTTCCTTGGCTCCTGTGATTTGCTCACCAAATGGGAACATTATATGTCTTCATCAAGACGCCTCCTGATGCTTTCGATCTTTGTCTGCCTGACTCatcttgcttttgctttcaaTGTCATTTATTGTGTAATTGAAGCTTTACTATGGGCAAAACCtagccaaaacaaaacgaaaactcgttttcgcttttattgACCATTTGCGCGTCCTCACTCGCTATTTTTTCTCTTCAAGAAAGAAGCACACATAAAGTCTTCGGCTGCCTTTTACGGCTGCTTCTTAACAATCTGCTGCCGTTCGGCCATCGTGACACTGATACTTGGCCAGAAACCAGCAGCATCGCTTTGTGGTCTTGACCAAATAAGTTTGTTGAACAGGATTGTGTGACAAAAACCCATGTTGGAGCcattttagctttttggtTCACTCTCTGGACAATGGTTATACGGGCAAGAATTTGTGGGATTATTGACTaaagtttccatttccaatgtATGGTGACTTTCTTCTGCACTTCAGGAATCTTATTAATTAgcaaattttttaattcagatgaatattaattaaagttaatCCCGAGGGGATTGGTCGGTTCTGTTTTCAATCGAGACATATGGATCTCACCCACTTTCATTACATTAAATGTGTCTCTTACTTTGCTTATTCGTTCATGTCATGTTTGGTATGTTTGCTCGTTGAATTTGCACAATAATTTTCTGCTTTATTCGCATTTAACGAAATGCGCAGACAACAAAAGTTAAACTCAATTAGATTTAATCCAGCGAAAAAACGATGACGATATGAACTTTGAACTTCTGGGCTAATGGAATAAAGAACGATTCCCATTTTAATGTGAAAACACGCGGATAATTGTATatcgaatataaataattacattatTAGTTCAGTTACTAGGTTGGAAGGTGTCTTCTTTTTAGTCCTGCAACTTTCAATTTCTGTCATCCAAGTCTAATTTTCTCACAGATAAgaggtttttttttactttaaaggGATGCCCCTCGAGTTTCGCTTGAATTTGGATCAAATATGGCGGTAAAACCTTTGACTTGGTTCCAAGTACTAACTTAAGGggtcaaaatattttatacaattgTTTCACTAATTTATTATCTTTTCCTGTTGCAGAATACGTCGCCCCTGTGGGAGGACTTTGTGGCTAAGGCCGGAAAACTACACACTTGCTTAAGGTAAGTTAACTTTGGGTGTAAATCGGTTGCTTCATTCTGGAGAACGATATTTCATCAGCAGCCAGCTAACGAGCAACAGTTACAAAACTCTAGAACGAGAACTGCGTGTTAATAAACTCAATGTTCGTTTTCCTGAATTCGTCTTTACGCTTTTCACTTCCTCGCACTGCGGCGTATATAATGTGAGGcgtatataatttttttgtgctctttctgctgttgctgaatTTGTTGGTCGTTGGGTAGAGACCACCGGCACAGACTTCgggcatttgtttgttttattttctctgtgGTTTTAATGCTTAGACTTGGCCCAAATATTCTCGCGGACGAGGGTCCCCGCGGCAATGTCTGGCCAAAGTATATAGCCGCCGAATAGCGGTTGCATTAATCACTACCCCAAGTCCTATTGACCGAGTTCAAATCACGGGACTTGCCAAAACGCGCTTCGAGTGTTTGCCCACTGCGCTTGACACACATCTTGACCGATTTCCCGCAAGGTGAACCCGCCCGGATCAACACGCCCAGATGGGTACCACTTTTGTATACCCTAGATGTGGGTATTAAGCATTATTTACCATGGTTCCAATCATAAAAGAATTACGATTAAGTATATTTCACGCGATAGGGTATTCAAGGCTTCAGATACCACAGGTACTGTGTATgtttagtgtttttttttcctagcTGGCTCCTAATTGAAATATCGCCCACGGGCAAGTGGAGAAGATGTTTATTACATCTAGCTGGCTGGGCCCACAATAATAATGATGTTGCATTTGCTCTCCTCTGTTCACAGGGCCGCCATCCAGGCAATCGCCGCCTATTTGGATGCCTTCCAAAAGATAGCCGATGCGGCGACCAACTCAAGAGGTAAGTTCAAACCGTGGATTCGTCTGCGTGAAAATACAATACGGTGGAATCCCCTTCACCGCCGGCTCGGGTACTGTATCTCTTTCCGCTGCTCATTATTCATGGGTCTATTCGCAGTCAGCGGCGGTCATCGATCTGATTTGTATACACATTCATGCTTTCGATGTTTACGTTGTCGATTCTCCCTTTCTGCGTTCGAATGGCGATGTTGCTATTCTCTCTGACCTCACGCATTTCGTTGGTTttgctatttatatttatttatcgaGTGCCCGATTATGCAATGTCCGACGTCCGATTCTCGCAGCCCACCTCAGTCCGGACGGGAAATGCGATGCCAGATGGGAGAGCTGTGGTCGTTATTAGACTAGCAGCTTGAATATAGTACAACATGTGGCTGTTCCAttgacatttttcattttttatactCCTTTTTATACTCTCTTAACGCCCTTTCATGGATTTGGTGTGTGGCTGGTGCTAAGTGCACATGCTCGTGCCAACCCCTTTGGCAAGAGAAGCCTGCTCGCTTGGTCGTTTGCACTTACTAAATGGTTTCATTAGCTTTAGTGGTTACTTGGCTCAGTGCGGTCAAGCATCGACACATGTGTCCGTTCTCCCTTAGAGGCGTTCCAAATGCAACTCGAGTCTAAGTTTAAGATTCTTGATTCGCACTTGGCACACGGTCAACATGAGGGGTCCTCAAGGTGGTGGGTTTTCTGGGTACCCagctcatttggaatttgagGCAAGTGGTTCTGAGAGCCGGCCTTTCAAAGGAGACTCAAAAAGCTACTGCCTATTTGGCATATAAGTACACATCAAACGAGGATGGAAAAAGTTATTATATGATTCGGAGGCAGTCCGAGATAATCGGGCCGCCTGTCACTTGCTGGTGATATGCAGAcacagaagcaggagcagtagCAGTAACTGGTGGCCTGACCAGTTGTCCCGGATCCGACTTTGAATCGAACTGTGGCATGGCATAATGGGCACACACGGGACTTGGGACTTGGGACTCGGGAGCTAAGTCTGGAGAAATGGAGTCCCGATTCGTGTCGCATGCAATGTTGTCTGCTGCGCCTCCAAATTGAAACGACAGCCCATGGCGTGCGATTGTTGCTGCATGCTCTAAACATTTCCGCTGCCAGCTTAATTATTCGTGCTCCGTGGATGAATGGTTGTTCCCCTCCagtaatttaatttggcaacTGTTTAATATTGCATGCTTACATGCTTAATTTGGGTTACGAAACATACCAAGCAAGGTTCTAGGCAATTGATGGCGAAACAAGTGGAAAGTGAAACCTATTGTCTTATATAAGCTAAGTTCAATACATACATGTTAACTTCTTGAATAAAATATTGGATTTTAACATTTCGGGAAAGTTGGTATTGAAtgataaaatcaaattcaatgtCCTGTTTAAACTTGCTTCGCCACATGACAAAATGATCACTTGTATTCCCTTGATTGCAGGCGCCTCAAAGGAGATCGGCACCGCCCTGACCCGTGTTTGCCTCCGACACAAGGCGGTGGAGACACGTCTGAAGACCTTCACCAGCGCCATTATGGATTGCCTGGTGCAGCCGCTGCAGGAGAGGATCGAGGACTGGAAGCGCACGGTGGCCACCATCGACAAAGACCATGCCAAAGAGTACAAGCGCTGTCGCAGTGAACTGAAGAAGCGCTCCAGCGACACCCTGCGCCTGCAGAAGAAGGCGCGCAAGGGTCAGACGGACGGTTTGCAGTCCCTGATGGACTCGCACATGCAAGATGTCACCCTGCGCCGTGCAGAACTGGAGGAAGTCGAGAAGAAATCCTTGAGGTCGGCCATGGTGGAGGAGCGTCTTCGCTACTGCAGCTTTGTCCACATGCTTCAGCCAGTGGTGCACGAGGAGTGCGAGGTCATGTCAGAGTTGGGTCACCTACAGGTGCGTAGAGCGGTGCTTACATTGTGTGCTCAGTGACTAATAAAGTTTTTTTACAGGAAGCCATGCAGTCAATTGCGCTAGTAACCAAGGAACCCAGTGTCCTGCCCCAGGCCTCCGAGGAGCTAATTCACGACGCTAAGGCCAGCATTAATCTGTACCCGGAGTCTCCAGGTGGCGGTTCCGGCTCGCAGGGCGGCGGCTGCTCCAACTCGCTGGGTTCCCGAAAGAGCTCCGTCTGTTCCATCAGCAGTATGAACAGCAGCGGCTCGAGCAATTCTCCCGGTCACCATCACTATCCGCGCTCCTTGTCGCAGGTGCGTCATGTCACAGGGTTTCGTAGATGCCCATCATCAAACCCACATTTGGCATTGTGGCGTCCGctcatttcttgtttttcatcAATGGTCTTTTGTGttccgttttcgtttttttagTTTGTAACGCCCGCAATTCGCTTGAAACCTGGTGAATCCAGTGATAGTGGCTTTTGCTCATCGCCAGCTCTAACAACACaggttttcatttctttttcttccgTTCAATTTTACCCAATTACAAAGACTTCTCCAAGTTATCTTTAACTGCTTTGATTTTACTGACGGCTTTGCTGATTCTCCACAGACCTCGAATGCAACGAATCAAACGGCAAATGTCTCAACCTGGCCCCCACATTCCCAGGATGGCGTAGACACACTGCCACCGACCGCTGACCGTCCGCACACCATTTCGACGGCATACGAAAAGGGTCACCAGCGTCCTCCACTGACCGTCTACACGTTCCAAAACCCGGAGACCATTCACGAGTCGGGCAGCTGCTTGAACAACGGAACCGCAGCCCCGAATGGACAGCCCCTGTCCGGACAAACCACTCCGGCCACTCAGAAATCACCGGCTGCCTCACTTAGTCGGCCTCCCTTGCCAGTTGTAAGTAGGGAGTAGTCATTAAATCAAACAACAATTTATAAagggtttttgtttattttgtattgttCTGGTCCTTAATCGAGTATTAGGTATTAATTACTTAATAAGAAAAATTTACTTTCCTTTGGTCATGAAAAAGAAAGAGCGGACTTTGTCTAGACTGCTAAAATAAATCGTTTAAACTAAGTTAAAGATAATATTGCATTAACAAAATCGAATACCAGATGCGAAGATTTCAAAACTACAGTATTTATAGATATGATACTTATGTATGTTATGTATGTTGATTGCGCTATGTAGAATCATCTGAATTTGTCTTTAAGTACTAAGTGTATGCAATGTTATGGAAGGAGACAATAGTCGAATAGTCGGGAAACCGTCTATTAACTTTTTACATTCTATTAAGTTGTCTCTCTCGTTGTGTTGGCCGGGATACTCGCCATAGAAGCCAGCCCATGTGGTGAGTATTCCAGAGTCAGAGCCCCACCAATCGTAGATCCAACAGCGCGCTCATCTGCATGCGCCCCGCTAGACCACTGACAACTAGGACCTTTAAGTCGCCTCATCATTAAACCTAAAACATTTAGATTTTCACCGTGACTAACCGATGGCCTTACACACTTTTCAGCGCTGCTCGTCGCTGGAGCGACCCCTTTCGGCCCAGAGTAACCACCGCCAGGGAAGTGGGAGCAACCTGCTGCAGCGCCAGTGCCCCTCGCCGATTCCGGCTCATATCACGAAAGGTAAATGGTGCGCAATGCCTGGCAATTGCCCAGCTTGTCTCCGTGTATTTGTGTGCACGCTTGCCCTTGGCTAATCCCATCAGTCTTACTAATAACCGTGTCCACCCGCATGTCCTTGCTAACATCATCCGCACACAGAGCTGTCCGCAGCACATCAtgcacagcaacagcagcagcagcaaaatcaGCAGCCTCAGACGCCACCCACCTATGTGAACATGTCTGAGTTGGCCACCATGGCAGCTTTGAAGCAAGCCAACCAACAGCAAAAGACCTCTACGCCGCctctgcagcagcagagctCCATTGACTCGGCCTGCTCCCAGCATTCCAACGACTCCTCCGGCTCGcatcagctcctccagcagcagcagcaacatccatCGCAGCAAAATCACCACTCAGCCACTGCCACACGCTCCCATTCCATATCCTCGACGGCTTCGTCACTTCACTCGCATCCGTCGATCGACTCCACCGTCGCTTGCGGCTCGCTGGTGGGCCAACACAACcacagcaccagcaccaacacGAACACCAACACCACCTCGCCGTCCAGTGGCAGCTCCACGCCACAGAACCATTACTCGCCCCTGCTAACCAACTCCCCCACGTCCACTGCCGCAGGTACTCCCAGTGGCAGCAGCTTAGGTCCTGGGCCCGGTTTGGGATTTGTCTACCAGGTCAGCTCCCCGACGCCTCCCTCCAGCGAGGTGCTGAAGATCACCGAGCAAACCGCAGCAGGACAGGATCAGAGTACAGCCAACAGCGTAGCAGAAGAGATGGATGAGCGATCAAGGGCCTCTGTCCTGCAGAAGGCTTCAATGTTCGAAAAGGCGGCAGCTGCGGCTGCGGTCTCGCCTCCAGCTTCCATTCAGGTTGCATCCAGTGCCCCAGCTTCGGGAGGCGGAACTCGACGATCAgaggcggagcagcaggaaaTGGGTGAGTTGAATCAGCGACCAGCCGGATCGTTGAAAGCGAAGTGTGTCAATTGATCCTAGCACCCAGCCCACCCAGCACCAAAGAGCACTTTGAACATGAGTCTCCCCTGTCTTCACTTTCATGACTAGcccgtttttatttataattgacAAACATatcgtaaatattttttaacccccaaatttcttttttgtttttccctccCCTTTCTCTAcaaatttttggtttgttgtgTAAATGCAACGGCAACAACTGCATCAAAACCAACTTTAAaccattaattattttttggttttgactTCATGTTCACCCTACCCAAAATCTCTTTCGTCTGTAAACTATTATTCACAATGAACCAACTGcaccacaaaaacaacaacaacaaaactgtCTTCAAATCGATaccaacaaatatgaaaatatgaatttaacaGACAAATCTTTCGAAGATTCAATACAAGCactaaataatttaattggcGAACTAGACTCCTTTCAACGCGAGATAGATGAGGGCAAGGTCAAGCCGCCGAGCAACAACAtaagcggcagcaacaacaatatgaccaccagcagcaacagcagcagcgacaacaacaacctcCCCGCCACTAGCAACATCGAGCCCTGCGCCATCAGCAATCAGACAAACTCGAGCGGCTGTGGAACAGACATATCTGACACCACGTCCGACGAACTGGCCGGCGACGATATGGACGTCAGGCAGCGGGATCGAGATCAGGATCTGCTCGGCGCCAGCGATTCGGAGCTGAGTCGCTGCTATGTGAGCGAGACGAGTTCGCTGACCGGTGGTCTGACGGCCGGCGGCTACGAGAATCCCACATTCGCGCACTTTGCGGCCAATGCGAATAGAGATGACGCTGTTTCCCTGGCCTCCGACAGCGTTTGTCTCGGCCAGCCACGCCATGCCTACGTGGATACTTGTAGCGACAGCGGCAGTGCCGTGGTGGTGATCTACGACCACCAGATTCCCAACACGCCCGACATTGAGTTCGTGAAGCAGAACTCCGAAATTGTAGTGCTGCGGACCAAGGATCCGCAGCCCCACGCGCTTCAGCTGCACGAGATGCGcgagctgcagcagttgccCGCGAATTTAGCCGCTTCACCGGACTCCTCGCCGGACTCGGCCGCTGGCCAGGCGCCACCAACAGCAACTGTGGCGCCCGCCAAGCAGCGACTCTCCTCGTTTCGCGCCACCAGTGAACAGCAGTTGCAACTCCTCGGACGCGGCAGTCCGCAAAGAGGTAAAACACCCAGTGAGCAGGTGGTACAGAGCAGACCACAGGACCAGCATTATCCACAGACACATCAGCAGGATATTGATGGCAGTAGTCCACCAGTAGAAATTGCAAGGCGCCAGCTGCCCCCCAAGCCCACCAGCTTGAGCGTTTTTAACGGCCCCGTCCCCACTGCGGGCGATAGGCCTGTTGTGCCTCGAAAGTCGGATTTTAAGGCCGATCTAGATGCTAAAATACGCAGGCAAAAGCAGAAAGTTaaacagcagttgcagcagcaacagcagcaagaaacgcagcagcagcagcaagcaccACAAGAACAGCAACACTCACCACAGTCGCCCCAAACCAGAAACTGTAATGTCACTAATCAACAAGCCGCCAGTATTACTGAATTTGCATCTGCAACCGCACCAGCATCCACAGACCCGTACCCGCATCAAAATCATAGAATGCCAAACCAAAATCAGACAGCCACATCCAATCACAAGCAGTGCAAGACGACCACAATGGCATTGTCACCGTCATCACCTCGCGGCCATCTGCCATTATCACCGTCATCGCTATCGTCATTACCATTACCAGCCACCAATTCATCACCATCAAATGGTCGGTCATCGATGTTGTCCGCCAGTGACCGACCACCCGATCATCCATATGTGTGCTCGAATGCTCCAGCCAATCCCCACCATGCCAATAGCATTACAAATGCCAATGTCAATGCCAATGCCCAGCTCAAGCCGTGCATTACGCCCCGGCCGGCTTCGTTGTCGGGTTcgttttgttgatttttgatttttatggttttggtttttgattcCTTTTTTTTGAATACGTTCTTACTTAGTTGTACTTTGCAAATATCCTTATTATTTGTGCTTGCCAAAGTAACTTCACGTGGTTATtggttttttcgttttgctaTAAGTTCGATGTGGTAACCTTTCTCGCGCTAAGCACTAAGCTCATACCATCAAGTCACAATCATTAAGTTCAGATCATCAACAGACAACTCAAAAACAGCATGATACTGCCACTAACTGCTCAATGCTTAATCACTAATCAGATTTGATCAATTGTAACTACAATCTTTTcacaaaattgcattttgcgaAATCGCTTGAATTAGGGGAAATTTCTTTTCTACATGAATTTATATCGGAAGTGCCATCACTGCCATTAACGTTTTTCCACTCGCTTCGGGGTCACCATTATGATTCACAGCAGACCGAGAATTTTCATAACTTTTTCGATCAGCAGATCCTAACTCTGCGTCTATCTCTAACTTCTGGTATTAGATGGTGTCCTGTGTTTTGTGTGCCAAGTGTATAACTGATTACTGTACATAAATGTGAATAACAGCATAAACCAATGACTTGATGCGCAAAATGACCGCCTTACTTACTATGATTTTTACTTTTCCTAGGAGGAGCAGCCAGCGGTGGCTCCACGCGCATCGGACGTCGCTCGTCCATCAATCAGGCCAAGCCACCGCCGCCAGTTAGACGCAGTTCGTCGGTGACCCCCAGTCCCAATGCCTCGGTCGGGGTAAGTTAAAACGATTAATTACACCCTACACCCAACTAAGTTAGTCACTTAATATAAGGTAGTCGCTAAGCCGCTCAACTCTGGGTCACACACTCTTCGGTTTTCATTTTGCTATTACTCTTTAACTTATGATTTAATTACGCaacgcagctgcagcagcaaccacagcacGCGACTCTGTCGCAGCAGAATCACCAACTAAGCAGCTCCAGCGAGCACTTACCGCCACCCCCGCCATTCATGCTGGACTCTATGGCCCAGATTCCCAGCTCAGCGCTGAAAGTATCGGAGACGGTAAGAGCCCTGGCAGCCATGCGGCACCATCCAGCATCACCCGTGTCACTCAGGCgcatgcaacagcaacagcaccagcttcagcagcaacagcagcaacatgtgcagctgcagcaacccCTATTGCAGGTGTGTGCACGCTAGGCCAGTTCCCATCTGTACCAAAATGTTAGAATTCCTACACTCACCTGGCTAATTGACTTTGCAACCTAACTGGgtacaatattttttataattctcAAGTGTCACAGGATCCATATGCCTATCACTAATCGTAAACTGTAGGACTTTTAGTAGCTTTGCTAACGTAAAAATAATAGATTTTTAGCATGCCTTTCCTCTAACCTGAGCTTAGTtccatatattttcttatgtCAGCATCAATAGCATACCTTACGTGTCGAAGAATACAAATGTAGGTATATTTTGAGCTCATTGGGCAACGCTTTAAacttgaaatacattttggaTACTCAAGAATTATTCCCCAATAAAAGacagtatatttatattctttggGCCTATCTAGTGCTCGAGAGACCCACcttcaattgattttcttGCACTActtatcatttcattttatttcaacttACGTTTGCTTTACCACTACCACACACAAACCGAAACCCTTATACCCCACGTAGTCTGCGCACAACTCCCCCTCGAAAGATGACCTGACCGTAATCCACGACTATTTGGATCTGCACGCATATGCTCAGGCCTTGGCCACGGGTCAACAGCCAGGCGGTCAGCAGATGGCCAACCCGCATCGCTTTTttcaccagcagcaacatcagccaccgccgccgcctgtCTATCAAGTCGATGCCGTAAGTGACCAGCGGGTATCTCGCGGGCTAACTAACCTAAACTAACAGCTGTCTTCGTCTGGCCTAAAACGTCTGCCCTCCTTCCAGCTTAGTTGTAATGCTATATTCATAGATAACTCTAGAGCTTAGCTTTGGTCGTGTTTTGGCTAAATTTTAATTAGCGCCCGTCTTCCTCTCTTTTTTCTCATGCCACAACCACACGATCACTGACATACATTCACGACCAGACATTCCGCACCTCATCACCAGCCGCGGGCGGAGGGGGTGGCGGCAGCATATACGCCCAGCCCAAACTGGTCAACAGCATGTCAAGCTTCCGCACCAGCAGCCCCAGTCCCAATGGACATGCTCACCCACTGCCACCGACACAGCCAAAGGCGAATCCGAACCTAATTGCACAGCTCAATGCACGACTCAGcggcaaacagcaacagcagcagcaggtcgAGGGGATCTACGGCAACCAGCAGGCGCCCGGGGGAGAGTCTATCTACATGCGGAGTGGCTTGCCCATGtcgcagccgcaacagcagcaacactatGACGGTAAATCTGAACAAATCcagctgcaccaccagcaacagcataGAATTTACGCTAGTTTCGGCACCTCATCATCACCAATGTCATCGGCCCAtacggccagcagcagcactaaACCGTCCATTCTAACACCGACCACCTCATTCAATGCATTGCCTCACTTTCCCCTGTCTTCATCCACATCATCGTTGCTCTCCAAAGTCAGCTCATTCTCGAACTCTTCATCCGCATCCCCACCAACAATGGCAGCGGCCCCTGGTTCGGCCAATTCGCATTATCAGCCACCGCAGCCGCCGAATGCAGCAGTTGCTAACAGCAAAGACATGGCCACCTACTCAAGTTCGTTTACCAAAAATACAGCAGCTGCGCAATCGCCGAACATGAGACAGGCTCATTCccatcagcaccaccaacagccgcagcagcactACACTTGTCCGCCTCCTCTGGAGGAtcccccaccgccgcccattTACGCCGCCAGTGCATCGGCCACGATGCCCAAGAAGGTTGTCCGTCCGCCCACTGGCCAGAACACGTCTCACTCGAGCGCCTA
This genomic stretch from Drosophila teissieri strain GT53w chromosome 2L, Prin_Dtei_1.1, whole genome shotgun sequence harbors:
- the LOC122611437 gene encoding putative uncharacterized protein DDB_G0271606 isoform X21 translates to MDLSLERDSSALGSLFQQIINDMKNTSPLWEDFVAKAGKLHTCLRAAIQAIAAYLDAFQKIADAATNSRGASKEIGTALTRVCLRHKAVETRLKTFTSAIMDCLVQPLQERIEDWKRTVATIDKDHAKEYKRCRSELKKRSSDTLRLQKKARKGQTDGLQSLMDSHMQDVTLRRAELEEVEKKSLRSAMVEERLRYCSFVHMLQPVVHEECEVMSELGHLQEAMQSIALVTKEPSVLPQASEELIHDAKASINLYPESPGGGSGSQGGGCSNSLGSRKSSVCSISSMNSSGSSNSPGHHHYPRSLSQFVTPAIRLKPGESSDSGFCSSPALTTQTSNATNQTANVSTWPPHSQDGVDTLPPTADRPHTISTAYEKGHQRPPLTVYTFQNPETIHESGSCLNNGTAAPNGQPLSGQTTPATQKSPAASLSRPPLPVKPAHVRCSSLERPLSAQSNHRQGSGSNLLQRQCPSPIPAHITKELSAAHHAQQQQQQQNQQPQTPPTYVNMSELATMAALKQANQQQKTSTPPLQQQSSIDSACSQHSNDSSGSHQLLQQQQQHPSQQNHHSATATRSHSISSTASSLHSHPSIDSTVACGSLVGQHNHSTSTNTNTNTTSPSSGSSTPQNHYSPLLTNSPTSTAAGTPSGSSLGPGPGLGFVYQVSSPTPPSSEVLKITEQTAAGQDQSTANSVAEEMDERSRASVLQKASMFEKAAAAAAVSPPASIQVASSAPASGGGTRRSEAEQQEMGGAASGGSTRIGRRSSINQAKPPPPVRRSSSVTPSPNASVGLQQQPQHATLSQQNHQLSSSSEHLPPPPPFMLDSMAQIPSSALKVSETVRALAAMRHHPASPVSLRRMQQQQHQLQQQQQQHVQLQQPLLQSAHNSPSKDDLTVIHDYLDLHAYAQALATGQQPGGQQMANPHRFFHQQQHQPPPPPVYQVDATFRTSSPAAGGGGGGSIYAQPKLVNSMSSFRTSSPSPNGHAHPLPPTQPKANPNLIAQLNARLSGKQQQQQQVEGIYGNQQAPGGESIYMRSGLPMSQPQQQQHYDAAAQSPNMRQAHSHQHHQQPQQHYTCPPPLEDPPPPPIYAASASATMPKKVVRPPTGQNTSHSSAYAAASTTATLPRNMMQQQQRLQQQQYQQPASIGIGNGNGHLGQRPQLPLPQQKLRAAQQQHLAEQQHQQQQQHQLQHQQHQQRQPAIPSRHSSVQQKIFVSTNPFIQTTAVKFHSPSASPTCGSPVTGSGSLASIYATTSRGGHHHQQQAQQQHYYRDAAGGNSNGGAAHYNHNAHAHSPAHHPNYATSTNIEKTGSIRTKTKAEFLENLNAKLAKQGMSGRAFAVRNLINSKALMYQNPQKLSRPSAQYRRPPTYPNTSSSTNATCEDQC